The Pseudomonas berkeleyensis genome includes a region encoding these proteins:
- the cobW gene encoding cobalamin biosynthesis protein CobW — translation MKTLAKLPVTIVTGFLGAGKTTLLRHLLANAGGRRIAVIVNEFGELGIDGEILKQCSIGCSEEEANGRVFELANGCLCCTVQEEFFPVMRELVARRGDLDHILIETSGLALPKPLVQAFNWPEIRNACTVDAVITVVDSPAVIAGTFAAFPDQVDEQRKLDPNLDHESPLHELFADQLASADLVILNKADLLDAEALAAVRAEVAEELPPAVKVIEAHGGELPLDVLLGLNSETELHIDSRRTHHDDEDEDHDHEEFDSFHVELPEAEEARLLAALKDAVAKYDILRVKGFAAIPGKPMRLLVQGVGQRFDRHFDRAWQVDEPRLSRLVVIGQQLNRVAIEAELKAALA, via the coding sequence ATGAAAACCCTCGCCAAACTGCCTGTCACCATCGTCACCGGTTTCCTCGGTGCCGGCAAAACCACCCTGCTGCGCCATCTGCTGGCCAATGCCGGCGGCCGCCGTATCGCGGTGATCGTCAACGAGTTCGGCGAGCTGGGCATCGATGGCGAGATCCTCAAGCAATGCTCCATCGGCTGCAGCGAGGAGGAGGCCAATGGCCGTGTCTTCGAACTGGCCAACGGCTGCCTGTGCTGTACCGTGCAGGAGGAGTTCTTCCCGGTGATGCGCGAGCTGGTGGCGCGCCGTGGCGACCTCGACCATATCCTCATCGAGACCAGTGGTCTGGCGCTGCCCAAGCCGCTGGTGCAGGCTTTCAACTGGCCGGAAATCCGCAACGCCTGCACCGTCGACGCGGTAATCACCGTGGTCGACAGCCCGGCGGTGATCGCCGGCACCTTCGCCGCCTTCCCGGATCAGGTGGACGAGCAGCGCAAGCTCGACCCGAACCTCGACCACGAATCGCCGCTGCACGAGCTGTTCGCCGACCAGCTGGCCAGCGCCGACCTGGTGATCCTCAACAAGGCCGACCTGCTCGACGCCGAGGCGCTGGCTGCGGTGCGCGCCGAAGTGGCTGAAGAACTGCCGCCAGCGGTCAAGGTGATCGAGGCGCACGGCGGCGAGCTGCCGCTGGACGTGCTGCTGGGCCTGAACAGCGAAACGGAGCTGCATATCGACAGCCGCCGCACTCACCATGACGATGAGGACGAGGATCACGATCACGAGGAATTCGACTCGTTCCACGTGGAACTACCCGAAGCTGAGGAGGCGCGTCTGCTGGCTGCGCTGAAGGATGCTGTGGCCAAGTACGACATCCTGCGGGTGAAAGGCTTCGCGGCGATCCCTGGCAAGCCGATGCGCCTGCTGGTGCAGGGCGTGGGCCAGCGCTTCGACCGTCACTTCGACCGCGCCTGGCAGGTCGACGAGCCGCGCCTGAGCCGCCTGGTGGTGATCGGCCAGCAGCTAAACCGCGTGGCTATCGAGGCCGAGCTGAAGGCGGCGCTGGCCTGA
- a CDS encoding cobalamin biosynthesis protein, with the protein MLPTTSNHPSASTIQVVAGLGCRRGCSQDELLDLLIHSLRQHGLTVENLVGLASIAHKRNEASLHGLAEHLALELVFFAPEQLSIYQAMTAGSALTQAATGSPAVAEPCALALAARMGASPCLLGEKNRSASATCALATFDREPA; encoded by the coding sequence ATGTTGCCAACCACCTCCAATCACCCATCCGCCTCAACGATACAGGTCGTCGCCGGGCTGGGGTGTCGCCGTGGCTGCAGCCAGGACGAGTTGCTCGATCTGCTTATCCACAGCCTGAGGCAACATGGCCTGACAGTGGAAAACCTCGTGGGCCTGGCCAGCATCGCCCACAAGCGCAACGAAGCCAGCCTGCATGGCCTGGCCGAGCACCTGGCTCTGGAGTTGGTGTTCTTCGCACCCGAGCAACTGAGCATCTATCAAGCCATGACCGCCGGCAGTGCATTGACCCAGGCAGCCACCGGTAGCCCTGCCGTCGCCGAGCCTTGCGCCCTCGCACTGGCGGCGCGCATGGGCGCATCGCCCTGCCTACTCGGCGAGAAAAACCGTAGTGCCAGCGCCACCTGTGCGCTGGCCACCTTCGATAGAGAACCTGCATGA